Proteins encoded by one window of Chryseobacterium foetidum:
- a CDS encoding NADP-dependent glyceraldehyde-3-phosphate dehydrogenase, with translation MNSENTSPFGKIFKGENDIPEEFKIKEIHQREYLLNGELIPWNGETTDIYSPVCIRTENGLQRKLLGSIPNIGVKEAMEVLDASVKAYDNGFGEWPTMTVEGRIKCMQKFVYLMIKQRDLIIKLLMWEIGKTLPDSTKEFDRTVDYINQTIDALKDLDRESSRFQQAEGTIAQIRRAALGVVLSMGPFNYPLNEIFTTLIPALIMGNTILFKLPKHGVLAHYPLLNAFKEAFPKGTVNTLYGKGSEIITPIMESGKVNVLAFIGSSKVANGLKKLHPKVNRLRAILSLDAKNAAIVTKNADLDVAVSECLLGALSFNGQRCTALKLIFVQNDVADEFTQKLSKAVSEMKAGLPWENDVKITPLPEVNKPDYLKECLEDAQNKGAKILNENGGFTEESFVFPSVVFPVNSDMKLYHEEQFGPIIPVVPFENIDEPIEYQVNASHGMQVSIFSEDPLEVSKLIDSFVNLVSRVNINCQSQRGPDVFPFTGRKDSAEGTLSVFDALRSFSIRSLVAAKATDSNKNLLNTIVRDHDSNFLSTDYLF, from the coding sequence ATGAATTCAGAAAACACATCACCATTCGGAAAGATTTTTAAAGGCGAAAACGATATTCCCGAAGAATTTAAAATAAAAGAAATCCATCAGCGAGAATACCTTCTCAATGGTGAACTCATCCCATGGAACGGCGAGACAACGGATATTTATTCTCCTGTTTGCATTCGCACAGAAAATGGTTTACAAAGAAAACTTTTGGGAAGCATCCCAAATATTGGTGTAAAAGAAGCAATGGAGGTTCTTGATGCCTCAGTAAAAGCCTATGACAACGGCTTTGGCGAATGGCCAACCATGACCGTAGAAGGACGAATAAAATGTATGCAGAAATTTGTGTATCTGATGATTAAGCAGCGTGATTTGATTATTAAATTACTCATGTGGGAAATCGGAAAAACGCTTCCGGATTCCACAAAAGAGTTTGACAGAACTGTAGATTATATCAACCAAACCATCGACGCACTCAAAGATCTCGACCGTGAATCTTCCCGTTTTCAGCAGGCTGAGGGAACGATTGCCCAGATCAGGAGAGCGGCACTCGGTGTGGTTCTGAGCATGGGACCTTTCAATTATCCTTTAAATGAAATTTTCACCACTTTGATTCCTGCATTGATTATGGGAAATACGATTTTGTTTAAACTTCCGAAACATGGCGTTTTAGCACATTATCCATTATTGAATGCTTTCAAAGAAGCTTTCCCGAAAGGAACTGTAAATACTTTATACGGCAAAGGTTCAGAAATCATTACCCCAATAATGGAAAGCGGAAAAGTGAATGTTCTTGCCTTCATTGGATCGAGTAAAGTTGCCAACGGACTGAAAAAACTGCATCCAAAAGTCAACCGTTTGAGAGCAATTTTAAGTTTAGATGCAAAAAACGCAGCGATTGTCACTAAAAATGCAGATCTGGATGTCGCAGTGAGCGAATGTCTTTTGGGCGCTCTATCTTTTAACGGACAGAGATGTACAGCTTTAAAATTGATTTTCGTTCAGAATGACGTTGCTGATGAATTTACACAAAAATTGAGCAAAGCCGTCAGCGAAATGAAAGCTGGTTTGCCATGGGAAAACGATGTAAAAATCACGCCACTTCCAGAAGTAAACAAGCCTGATTATCTTAAAGAATGCCTTGAAGACGCTCAAAATAAAGGTGCAAAAATTTTAAATGAAAACGGTGGTTTTACCGAGGAATCTTTTGTTTTTCCTTCCGTAGTTTTTCCTGTAAATTCAGATATGAAACTGTACCACGAAGAACAGTTTGGGCCGATTATCCCAGTGGTTCCATTTGAAAATATTGATGAACCAATTGAATATCAAGTCAATGCATCGCACGGAATGCAGGTGAGTATTTTCAGCGAAGATCCTTTGGAAGTTTCAAAACTGATAGATTCTTTCGTCAATCTGGTAAGCAGAGTGAATATCAACTGCCAGTCTCAGCGTGGTCCGGATGTTTTTCCGTTTACAGGAAGAAAAGACAGTGCTGAAGGTACCTTGTCGGTTTTTGATGCACTGCGTTCGTTCTCAATTCGCTCATTGGTTGCTGCAAAAGCTACAGATTCAAACAAAAATCTTTTGAATACGATTGTGAGA